CTGTTGTAATACGAAGCAGGTTTGAATTCAAACACAATTTCATGATTACCCGCAGGAATAGCCAATCCGCGTAAAGCATAATTGACTTTCACGATCGGTGCTTCTTTTCCGTCGATGGTAGCTGTCCAGCCACGATCATAAAATATTTCGCTGAATACTGCAAACTGATTACTGCTGCTGTTTGAGCGATATCGTACAAGATCGTTATCATTCAATACTTGAACGATACTTGCTGTTGAGTCAGCAACCGGTTCAAATGGAATATCTTTTTTGGCACTGTTTTCTACAATTGCAGTGTCTGCAGGTGAAAATTGATTCATGGCTTTCATCACGGCAGCTGCGTCATTTTCATAACGGATTCCTTTCACAAACCATGCATGTCCCAATGCTTGCGGATTTACCTGTAATCCGGGTTGTCCTGTTTGTTGATTGGGTACGATAAAATATTTAGTGTTCAGCATATTGAGCACAGACATATTCATTGGCTGTTTATTGAGCTGAAAACTGATCAGGTCATTGTATATGCTAAGTTTAGCCGGATGATAGCCACCAACAGAACGGTGATGATAAGCAGTAAATGCATCTGTGTATGGATCAACGGTCAAGTTGAGCACACGTGGACGAGTAGTATCTTTCAATATTTCCTGATCAATAGGAGTGGGCGCAAACTGATTTTCATTCACCACTTCTGCATCTTGGAAATTTCTATCACTCAGGTATCTTTTTCCAATTGTAAATAGATCGATTGAGCTCAGTGCTACGATAGCGATCAATACATACGCTGTTTTGAGTTTGTCTTTTATAGCGAGCCATAACAATCCGGCTGCAGCAGCAATGAATAAAATGGATCTGATAAGGTCTGATCCGAAAAGCGATCGTCTGTCTTCTTTTAGTGCATTATAAAAAGCATTCGCTTCCTCTTGATTGCCACCGAGTGATTGGGTCAGATAATTTTTGATCTGATCGTCTTTACCTATATAATCAAAAGTCAAATAGAGCAAAACAGCGCCCAGTAAAAGTCCTCCTGTTACATACACTGATTTTTTAAGAGCAGCCAAAGCAGTTGCTTTGTTTTTCTCTTCAAACAGAAATTGCTGCAATGCCATGATGGCCAGTAAAGGGAATAGTAATTGTGGAAGAATCAGAATAATGCTGGGGGCACGGAATTTATTATAGAGAGGAAGATTATTGAATAAGAAACTATTCAATGCCATGAAATTACTACCCCAACTCATGATAACAGCAATTATACATACCGCGAGTATCCACCAGCGGTGCCATGTTTTTAGGTATACCAATCCTAGGATAAATAAAAAGCAAATGATCGCACCCAGGTAAACAGGTCCTGATGTCATGGGTTGAGGTCCCCAATAGGTTGGCATAGAACCGGCAAACTGAGCGGCCTGATCTTCCGGAATTCCTTTTTCTATGGCTTTTTTAGCAAGGTTGGAATTTTTGTCAAGTTCACCATTGGTACTACCGCCATAAATTCCGGGTACTAAAAACGTATAAGTCTCAGCAATGCCATAACTGCCATAATAAAAAGCATAATCAATATCCAGTCCTTTACTCTTCTTTGCTTGTCCGGTAGAGTCCAATTTTACAGAACCTCCACGCATCGTAGCTTTCGCATAATCGCTGGTGGTAGCAAGTGTAACAATATTAGGACCCACACCCAAAGCGCCCATTGATAATGCCAGTGCCAATGAAATACCTAAATGTTTATAATCTTTCTGTTTGATCCATTGAATGATGAATCCGATGGTCATACCTCCTCCTACAAATAAAAAGTAATAGGTTACTTGTAAGTGGTTCATAGCGATCAATAGAAAACTGAAGAGGGCCGTTAATGCAGCACCCCACCAATATTCTTTTTTATATATCAACCAAAGAGCACCCAACAATGCAGGCATGTATCCCATGGCTTGCATTTTGGTATCATGTCCAACCGCAATGATCACGGGATCGTATGTGGCATAAGCATACGCGATACCGCCAAGGATACCGATCCATGGTTTTGCACCTATGACCTGTGACAAAAAATAAAAGCTGATACACAGCAGGAAAAAGAAGCCAATTGGTTTGCCCATAAAGAGCATGAACAATTGGTGAAAGTAAATAGGGGTGATGGGATTGGCAGCTTCCATTGCGATCTGGTAAGCCGGCATACCACCAAAAAGATTATTATTCCAAAGCGGATAGTGCCCGTGGGTCTCTTTGTACTTGAACAGATCTTGGGCCATACCTTTCCAATGAGATACGTCTGATTGGTCGATGACTTTGCCTTCTAGTGCAGGTTTGCAAAAGATAATGGCTACCAGAAGAAAAATACCCGCCGCTATTACATGCGGTAACAAAGATTTCCATTGAAACTGCTTCATGATACTTTTTTGAGCTATCAGCAAACCTACAGGAAAAATGTTTGATTTTTTCGTGCGAAGGCAGCCATTTACAAACAGTTTGATAGTATTTTGTGTAAAATCTGATACCCGAATTTCAACGAAACAGTTATGGCAGGATTTTCTTTCTTTTCCAGATTCGCATTTATCTGTAATATCTTTTTTCTGATTTGTTTATTGGTGAATCTATTTGTGGTCGTAGAGCAGGCCGAAAAACTAGGCTTTCTGGCAGATACCGCCATTGCCATGGGAATGGTATTGTCTCCTGTTTTGAATATGGGAGTGAACTTATGGTTCATCCTTTTGTTGCTTGGTAAAAAACAGATCACAGTGGCTAAATGGTTGACGGCTTTTAACTTCTTGATCCTGGTAATTCAAATCATTTATTTTCTGAATTAATATTTATGATCACACATATTTTACGTGACAAGCCTACAAAATTATTCATCAGTATCGCTGCTTTTTTTGTAGCCAATGCATTGATCGCTGAATGTATAGGAGGGAAGATCTTTTCACTGGAGAAAGTATTTGGAGTTGATCCTGTTAACCTTACTTTATTCGGACAAACCGGATTGTCATTTAATCTTACTTGTGGTGTGTTGCTTTGGCCTCTTGAATTTGTGATCACTGATATTGTGAATGAGTATTATGGTCCACGTGCAGTGAGAAGGATCAGCTATACGGCTGTGGTTTTGATCACCTATGCGTTTATCATGTTTTATGCAGCTATGAATATTCCTCCAGCTGATTTCTGGATCACGTCCAAACAAACAGAAGGTATTGCCAATATGCAGGATGCATTTGGGGGCATATTTGGACAAGGGATGTGGATCATAGCAGGAAGTCTGATCGCATTTCTGGTGAGTCAAATTGTAGATGTGACCGTATTCCATAAGATCAAAAAAAGAACCGGACAAAAATGGGTTTGGTTGCG
Above is a genomic segment from Sediminibacterium sp. KACHI17 containing:
- a CDS encoding YfhO family protein, with the protein product MKQFQWKSLLPHVIAAGIFLLVAIIFCKPALEGKVIDQSDVSHWKGMAQDLFKYKETHGHYPLWNNNLFGGMPAYQIAMEAANPITPIYFHQLFMLFMGKPIGFFFLLCISFYFLSQVIGAKPWIGILGGIAYAYATYDPVIIAVGHDTKMQAMGYMPALLGALWLIYKKEYWWGAALTALFSFLLIAMNHLQVTYYFLFVGGGMTIGFIIQWIKQKDYKHLGISLALALSMGALGVGPNIVTLATTSDYAKATMRGGSVKLDSTGQAKKSKGLDIDYAFYYGSYGIAETYTFLVPGIYGGSTNGELDKNSNLAKKAIEKGIPEDQAAQFAGSMPTYWGPQPMTSGPVYLGAIICFLFILGLVYLKTWHRWWILAVCIIAVIMSWGSNFMALNSFLFNNLPLYNKFRAPSIILILPQLLFPLLAIMALQQFLFEEKNKATALAALKKSVYVTGGLLLGAVLLYLTFDYIGKDDQIKNYLTQSLGGNQEEANAFYNALKEDRRSLFGSDLIRSILFIAAAAGLLWLAIKDKLKTAYVLIAIVALSSIDLFTIGKRYLSDRNFQDAEVVNENQFAPTPIDQEILKDTTRPRVLNLTVDPYTDAFTAYHHRSVGGYHPAKLSIYNDLISFQLNKQPMNMSVLNMLNTKYFIVPNQQTGQPGLQVNPQALGHAWFVKGIRYENDAAAVMKAMNQFSPADTAIVENSAKKDIPFEPVADSTASIVQVLNDNDLVRYRSNSSSNQFAVFSEIFYDRGWTATIDGKEAPIVKVNYALRGLAIPAGNHEIVFEFKPASYYNSAKIAVITSAPIWILLILASFFSFRRKREEKA
- a CDS encoding queuosine precursor transporter, translating into MITHILRDKPTKLFISIAAFFVANALIAECIGGKIFSLEKVFGVDPVNLTLFGQTGLSFNLTCGVLLWPLEFVITDIVNEYYGPRAVRRISYTAVVLITYAFIMFYAAMNIPPADFWITSKQTEGIANMQDAFGGIFGQGMWIIAGSLIAFLVSQIVDVTVFHKIKKRTGQKWVWLRATGSTLVSQLVDSFIVLFIAFKIGNGWSWKLVLAICLVNYLYKFTMAIILTPLIYFAENRIDQYLGPETARKMKLAAMGKEEE